GCTACTTCCTCGATTTCGCTTTGCCCTGCTGGCTGCGGCCTGCGCCCTGAGCCTGGCCGGCTGTGCCGGCAGCGTACAACCTGAAATCAAGCGCCTGCCCGAGCGTGTCGAGCTCAGCGGCAGGTTCTACCGTGGGGACGCCTATCAGGGTGGACCGCAAACCCTGGCCAGCGTTCTATCGCAACAGGGGGTGGTGATCACCCCGGGATTGCTGGAAAAGCCGTTGCACTTGCCGGGCGCCGAAGCGCAGTTGCAGCAGAACATGCAGCAACTGGCGCGCGAGTACGGGATGGTGGTCTATCCGCTGGACAGTACTCTGCCAGCATTGCTGACTCAGGTGGCGGCAGGCTATCCGGTGTGGCTGCGTTACAGCGACGGCTCGGCCTTTTGGAAGACGCCACGCTACGCGCTGTTGGCCGGTTACAATCGACAGAAGCAGACCGTGCTGCTGCGTTCGGGCCTGGAAAAACGCGTGCTGATGAACTTTAAATCGTTCGAGTCGGCCTTTCTCGACGCGGGAGGCTGGGCGGTGCTGGTGCAGGCGCCTGATCAGATACCGGCCAAGGTCGATCGTCAGCGCTGGTTGAATGCCGCCAGCGAACTCAACCGCGCTGGACAGGAGCGGGCGGCCAACCGGGCAGTTCAGGCATTGAATAGCCAGCCATGAAGAACGGCGCCCTCGGGCGCCGTTCTCGTTACTGCAGGATTATTCCGCGGTTTGCGCCACGCCGGTTTGCCGGGCCTTGAGGTTCTTGTCAGCCTTGTACTGTAAGGCCACCGCCGGCACCGTGCTGCTCTTTCCGGTTTCGACCCACTGACGGATCCGGCTGGCATCGGCAAAGTGCGTGTATTTGCCGAAGGCGTCGAGAATCACCAGCGACACCGGACGATCGGCCATGCGGGTGACCAGCACCAGGCAATGACCTGCCTGGTTGGTGAAGCCGGTCTTGGTCAGCTGGATATCCCAGTTGTCCTTGCGTACCAGGTGGTCGGTGTTGTGGAAACCCAGGGTGTAGTTGGGCTTGCGGAACGCCACGGTCTTTTCCTTGGTGGTGCTCAACTCGCTCAGCATCGGGTACTTGCGTGCCGCCTGCAGCAGCTTGCTGAGGTCGCGCGCGGTAGAGACGTTGCTGGTCGACAGACCGGTCGGCTCGACATAGTGGGTGCTGGTCATGCCCAACGCCTTGGCCTTGGCGTTCATCGCCGCAATAAAGGCCGCGTAGCCGCCCGGATAGTGATGGGCCAGGCTGGCAGCGGCGCGGTTTTCCGAGGACATCAGGGTGATCAGCAGCATTTCCTTGCGCGGCAGTTCACTGTTGAGCTTGACCCGAGAGAACACGCCCTTCATTTCCGGGGTGTCGCTGATCGACACGGAAATGTACTCATCCATGTTCTGTTTGGCCTCGAGCACCACCAGGCCGGTCATCAGCTTGGTGACCGAGGCGATCGGCACCACCACGTCAGGGTTGCTGGCATAGATGATCTTGTTGGTCTGCAGGTCGATCAACATGGCACTGCCGGAGGCAATGTGCAGGTTCGAGGTGTCGCGGGGTGCTTCGGTGGTTTCACGAGCGTCGACGCTCGGCGTGAGGAGGCTGCCTGAAAATGCAAAAAAGAGACTCAGGATAGAAAGACGGATTTTCACGCGAGTAGACTCGAAAGATGTGGGTATGCCGTTTTGCAACGGGCTTTTTCCGAAAAAGCGTTACATTTTATGAGCGTAGCTGAGGAACTGTCGAATGTTCTTCGGGGAGCGGGGCAAAGCCCTTGTTTTCGGGTAGAAAACAGCAATTTTCGACGACGAGCCGACAGTCGGCATTGAAACGCAAAACCCCGCCAGAGGGGCGGGGTTTCGGGAGCTGCCTTGGCTTAATCCTGAGGATTATCCGTGCAGGGTTTCTGCTGCGTACAGGGTGTTTTCCAGCAGGCAGGCGCGGGTCATGGGGCCGACACCACCCGGTACCGGAGTGATCCAGCCAGCACGGGGCAGGGCGGTTTCGTAGATCACGTCGCCAACCAGTTTGCCATCGTCCTGTCGGTTGATACCGACGTCGATGACAATTGCACCTTCCTTGATCCACTCACCCTTGACCAGGCCCGGCTTGCCGGCGGCCACCACCACCAGATCGGCGCGGCCAACGTGACCGGCCAGGTCCTTGGTGAAGCGGTGGGTGACGGTTACGGTGCAACCGGCCAGCAACAGTTCCATGGCCATCGGCCGACCGACGATGTTCGAGGCGCCTACGACCACGGCGTCCATTCCGTACAAATCGACGCCGGTGCTTTCCAGCAGGGTCATGATGCCCTTGGGTGTGCAGGGGCGCAGCAGCGGGATGCGCTGGGCCAGGCGGCCGACGTTATAAGGGTGGAAACCGTCGACGTCTTTATCCGGGCGGATGCGCTCCAGCAATTTGGAAGCGTCGAGGTGCTCGGGCAGTGGCAATTGCAGGAGCACGCCGTCGATGTTCGGGTCTTCGTTGAGACGATCGATCAGGTCGGTCAGGGCTTGCTGGCTGGTGTCAGCAGGCAGGTCATAGGCTTGGGAGAGGAAGCCGACCTCTTCACAGTCTTTACGCTTGTGCGAGACATAAACCTGAGAGGCGGGATCGCTGCCGACCAGGATCACCGCGAGGCCGGGAGTGCGCAGGCCTTGCTGGCGACGCTCGGCAACTCGTTTGGCGATCTGCTGGCGCAGGCTGGCGGCGATCGATTTGCCGTCGATTAGTTGTGCAGTCATTGCGCGTGATTAACCATCGAGAGGGGGAAGAAAAGAGTGCGTATTCTCGCATGCCGTGGCGTGAGGGCAAAGGCGCTTGGTCTGCAAATTCCCCTAAGCCCTTTAATTAAATGAATTTTTCTTAAAAAGCATTTGACGACCTGCGGAGCTCTCTATACTATTCGTCGCACTTGTCGGGCACAGCCTAGCACTGGTTAAGAAGGTTGAGCGGAATCACGGTTCTGCAAAGCTGGAAAGCATTTAGTTTGTAGTCCTCCAAGAGTACAGATTAATAAGGCGCCCGTAGCTCAGCTGGATAGAGCATCCGCCTTCTAAGCGGATGGTCGCAGGTTCGAGTCCTGCCGGGTGCGCCATTAGGCAGCTTTGGCACAAGTAACGCGATATGGTGGGCGTAGCTCAGTTGGTAGAGCACGGGATTGTGACTCCCGTTGTCGTGGGTTCGATCCCCATCGTCCACCCCATATTTCGAAAGGCGCCAGATGTAACAGTCTGGCGCCTTTGCTTTAAAGGCTTCAACTCGCGGATGTGGTGGAATTGGTAGACACACTGGATTTAGGTTCCAGCGCCGCGAGGCGTAAGAGTTCGAGTCTCTTCATCCGCACCAAATAAAGCTTTATACATG
This region of Pseudomonas fluorescens genomic DNA includes:
- a CDS encoding peptidase C39 family protein, with product MLPLLPRFRFALLAAACALSLAGCAGSVQPEIKRLPERVELSGRFYRGDAYQGGPQTLASVLSQQGVVITPGLLEKPLHLPGAEAQLQQNMQQLAREYGMVVYPLDSTLPALLTQVAAGYPVWLRYSDGSAFWKTPRYALLAGYNRQKQTVLLRSGLEKRVLMNFKSFESAFLDAGGWAVLVQAPDQIPAKVDRQRWLNAASELNRAGQERAANRAVQALNSQP
- the pbpG gene encoding D-alanyl-D-alanine endopeptidase, giving the protein MKIRLSILSLFFAFSGSLLTPSVDARETTEAPRDTSNLHIASGSAMLIDLQTNKIIYASNPDVVVPIASVTKLMTGLVVLEAKQNMDEYISVSISDTPEMKGVFSRVKLNSELPRKEMLLITLMSSENRAAASLAHHYPGGYAAFIAAMNAKAKALGMTSTHYVEPTGLSTSNVSTARDLSKLLQAARKYPMLSELSTTKEKTVAFRKPNYTLGFHNTDHLVRKDNWDIQLTKTGFTNQAGHCLVLVTRMADRPVSLVILDAFGKYTHFADASRIRQWVETGKSSTVPAVALQYKADKNLKARQTGVAQTAE
- the folD gene encoding bifunctional methylenetetrahydrofolate dehydrogenase/methenyltetrahydrofolate cyclohydrolase FolD, with the translated sequence MTAQLIDGKSIAASLRQQIAKRVAERRQQGLRTPGLAVILVGSDPASQVYVSHKRKDCEEVGFLSQAYDLPADTSQQALTDLIDRLNEDPNIDGVLLQLPLPEHLDASKLLERIRPDKDVDGFHPYNVGRLAQRIPLLRPCTPKGIMTLLESTGVDLYGMDAVVVGASNIVGRPMAMELLLAGCTVTVTHRFTKDLAGHVGRADLVVVAAGKPGLVKGEWIKEGAIVIDVGINRQDDGKLVGDVIYETALPRAGWITPVPGGVGPMTRACLLENTLYAAETLHG